The genome window gtcaattttttATGTTTTCTCATTCCCATGCTGCATCAGAAAAGGTAATGACAACAAACGTTGAATGTTTGGGAATCTGAGACAACGTGTATTTCTGTGGGTCAATGCATAACATATCTTACTGTATTTGAGCTTTGAACTGGTTTTGCAGTCTCAAATTTTTTTGAGTGAGGATGATGATGTCCTTGAACCAGTACATTTTCGACAGAGGTCCTACGCCTAACTTCTGTATTGATGCGTAGAGTGTTAGTAAAACCGTTCTCAAGACCGTTATACATGCAGCATTCTAAAGTCCTACCAAAAGGCCCAAGTAGGGGATAATTCAGAGACCGGGAGTGTTCAACCCTTTTTTCAGTTAATCTCAGAACAGAGCACGGCAGACAAAGAGAGCATGAAAGAATGCAAAcatcagagagagatgagacGTGAGTAACTTGTTTGTTTGGTGCTTGTTGTGGTTCTTGTCTCCAAACCACCTGCTGCAGTGCTTCTCTAGTAAAGGTAACTCTTCAGTTGAGAAATGGCTTTAGTGACCATAGAACATGAAGTAAATTGtagtcaaacacacacatttcatgGTGCTAGATAGAAAACAGGTTCTCGTTAGAAAACGCTATGATAATTCTTGCCCACACTCAAAGGTATAAACACATTGTGAACCTTTGTCAGATCTACCTGTTTGTCCTTGCCCATGTATTTCACTTAGAAGATGGTCTTGAACGCTTAGACAGTTTTTTTGTGTGTCATCTAGtagagtctcttatccagagcgacttacaggagcaattagagttaaatgcttttgctcaagggcacattcaACAGAATTTTAACCTAGTCGGCTCAGCGATttaaaccagcgacctttcagttactggccaaacagtcttaatcgctaggctacctgccgcccatgtTCTCTTTCCCATAAAGACACAGTTAAGCCAACATACTATTGAAAATCCAAAACAATTGGATTGAACGTTGGATACTTTTTGTTGTTGACTTTTAGGCTGTCGTGTCTTTACCAAGACAAGTCTTGAAATGCCTTTACGTGGACAAGTTACGCGAGCACATCTCAAGTTTATCCCTAAACTTCAGCTCTAAGAGTTAGTTTCATATACAGTAACTTGTAATGCAGGTAGTTAGGGACACATAGATTAACAGGTGGTATATGGGGTTCTGGGGTTCTACTGTAGTTTTGAGTGCACACATGATCCCACTTTCTGCAAAGCCATGTCCTAAGGAGGGTACATACAGCATGGAGAGGCACATGTGAAGTGAACACAGGTGTTTCTTCACCCAAGACAACGGTTAGAACCTGCTAGGCTTTTAAAAAAAGTGATCAAATAGGGTACGCACTAGATTCAAGGGAGTTGCAATTGCTATGGGTTTTATATTGAACTTAGTAAAACATACAATCATAGTTGTAGAGTGAAAGAGAAAAGTGCCATCAAGCTTCAATTCACTCTATTACATTTAGTAAATTTTTTCAACTTCATTGAGGTACCATCGATGAATGATTATGCATGACTCTttgcattttttttgtatttgaaaGAACATTTTTGTTATTGGTTATTTTTTTGTTATTCTCAATGTGGAATGAGGTTTCTACTGTAGGAGATTGTCCTCACACGGGGCACAAATTGTGCAAGGGATGCTCCTTACACGGGGCACCAATTGGATAAGGTGCATTATGAATTACGAATTTTGAGTTATATACATGAGTTTGGAATCATTGTGAAGAGGATGGAAGTCATTTTATTATCTTGTAAAAGTTGTGACTCTGGGTAGGAAATTGAATATCATTGAATTCATTGTTCAAGGTGTATGTCTGATTATGAGTAACAATAGCACGACTATATGGTCAATGTTAAATACGTAGCGTACTGGTACAGTCGCATCAAATCTGTGGGAACATTTAAAGACGCAATCTACAATAGTTCTACAATCATTTCAATTAATTACATAGTCTACGTTCAACTGCTCTTATTCATGTAGCCAACCTTGTGACGTTACCGTGTTGCTTTTACCAACAAAAAAACGATCAACCAAATCACATGAAATGTGAATTCTTCTTTAAATGATTCACTTGTTCATGTGtggaaatgtaggctacaaatctGAGCGTGTGTTTGTGGGGAAATGATTACATTTCATAACcaaaaatggtctgacggtggtCATTAGAATAAGGATGGATTATGCGCTTTCAAAATGGATCGTGCTAAATATGGTGTTATCTTTTTCAAGGATTCAGTACCACAGATTCATTGGCCAGGTCCATTTGTCTTTCAGtggtcagcttttttgatgaagCTTTTTCAGAGCATTCTTGTAATCTCTTAAATGTGATGCTTTGTTAAACTTTGTATATTTCAAAGGCCTACTAATCTGATTCAGGCCTATAATCAGTACACCgagttaaccttttactgcagtgggctaaatcagggtcgcACAGAGTGTTTCTGCGTAGTCTTGAAcacatctactttgaaacaaaagcacACACCTCAAACACAGGGTTATCGGCTtagaaaaagaagacacctgAGATGTATTcgattttgagtttgcatcccaatattacgcTTTATatgcatcacagaagactgaaataaaaCAAAACCGTTTGTCATAGAAACACCGTATTTTcagatttttatttaaaaaaaatatgaaattatgaaaaatatgaataacataatTTGACTGCAATATATatatgtagccctttcctgcagtcaaattatgttattcatatttatatatatatatatatatatatatatatatattgatgtcAGTTTTGGTATTTTTAATGATTCAACAAACATGTGCTGCAGGCACACAGTTTCATGTTTAAACTGTTGTTTGGCTATATACAATGAAACAAGAGAGAtacgtatttgtgtgtgtttctagATTGCTTGTTTCTCTCTGCTGATTTATGTTCTGTCTAATGTAGATGAAACCTGTGACCGGGCAAAACATTTGTAATTTTATGGCCCGAGCGAAGCAATGTAAGGTGAACAACGACTGGCAGAAGTACATCAAATTGACTGACTATTGTTGACATGTGGGTTAGAATAATATTAATGATGATGATAACAACAAAGAATATAATAATAATGGTCCAAATAATAACTATTACGTAGCCTATTTTGTTATTACCGGCTGTTTCTGAGCTAAAATGCTAGCGAAAAATTTTGCTGACATAATCCACCCTTTCTTCAGCCAATTAAAAATATCACTGCTTTGGTCTTAATGCAATTGACCAATAACTGTGCATTTCCTGATTCCTTTTAGACCAATCAGTAGTGAGGGAGGTGCAACAGGGTTTAAAAGCAAAGGTGTTTCTCTGAAAATCAACATTTCCGCCTGGCTCTTCATCGTTGGCGAGGGACTCTCAATGCTATCCGGCCGAACGTAAGTATAGAAACGGATGTTAACTGAGATGCTAGATGTAATATGGTATAATAGCTCTCGATGATCATTGAATTGTGGTAAACAATGTGAAAGTATGGATGTAGTAACTCTATTAATCATTGTTATGACTGCTCGTAGTAGACCATCGAGTGTTTAAATCAGACAGCTAtctttacagagaaaacacatgTGGGTTTCTTCTGCATTAACGAATGCAGAATATTGCACTTTCATAAAATGTTACATGCTGTCCTATAGCGTATGCCCACTTTGCATTCACAGGAAAGTAAAACCTGTTAACTTAACCTTAAACTAGAATAAGAGAGGTAACAAGTGCGTTTCAGATAAACGTTGAAATGGCGGTCAACCCAATGTATTTGTCCACTGATGTGTTTACCTGTCGTGTTACCACGGTAAATAGACATTTCAGGGTTTCATTGCCATTGCATTTTACCACATTTCGCAGACATTTCATGGTGACTTTTTAATGTACCGTAAAGGCCCTCTCTGAACTGATGCTCTCACACCAGAGACACTCCTCTTTGCGCTAGGCCTATCTGGTCCCACTGAAATTCAATCCCCTGGTTTACAGATGTGACATGGCTATACACACCTCACATACAAGTCATGACGGTTCAACAGTTATACTCATATTACTTATACTGTGGGGAAGAATGATTTAGTCCAATTTTACACTCCATCATATGTTTTGTACTGTGTACAATTCAATTGCAGGGATCAGGATCAGAGTTACACTACCTTAAAATGGGAGACAATTCTGTAAGATTATTCCTTCACCTTTTTACATAGACGGgatcctgtcctccctccccctcccttccccttcgcatccccctctctctttttgctGTTTAACCTCCGCCCTGACCACAGACACGATCATCTGCTTTTCTGGGTTAACTGTTCAGgtgcgatctctctctctctctatcacttgtcccctctctctctctcgctctgtcttgcTGTCCTATGTCTTGCTCTATCGCTTCTATATAGCTCTATACTTCCACTTCCTCCAGAACCTCACTACTTGTCTCTCATTTCCCACTGCCGTTACTAACCTCAACAGACAGATAAGTCTTACAAAGTTTAGAGGTGAGGAATGGCCTacacaaatatttcaaaacatttctcaaaacatattttatctcATCATATAATGTATTGTACTACAACAATTAACATAGGTCTAACAGCTGGCCTGAATTAAATAACATTTTAGTTACACAAACTACTGCCTGATATCTCTATCTAACTTTGATCTTAAAAACATGTAAAGTCATTTTTATAAAGAGAAAGGCAAAAGGGAGACACATTCCCCTGTCCTTTAGTAGCAGGAGATGAAGTAGAATGATGAGGTGAGGTTGTCGTGAAAAGAGATAGGAACGACGAAGGCCAAGATGAGTTTCGCCATCTTGACGAAGGCCGAAAAGTCAAAATGCTTCCAAGCTTTTTAGAATATTTTTATGCCACTTAAAATAAAGGAATTTTCATATTATGAAGAGTCAGGCTaataaataaaaaggaaaacTCCAGCACAttgctattttattttttattttttatggttTCAATAAACCTTCATCTGGGTCCGTAACGACTGGATATATATTTTTCCATACACCTGCTGATACTTATTTGGGTGCTtatcagtgcattcggaaagtattcagaccccttcactttttccaaatgttcttacattacatccttattctaaaattgattacatgtatttcccctcatcaatctacacacaataccccgtaatgataaagtgaaaacaggtttttagaacattttgcaaatttataaaaaagacttatttacataagtattcagaccctttgctatgagaatcgaaattgagctcaggtgcatcctgtttccattgactatccttgagatgtttctacatcttgattgggttccacctgtagtaaattcagttgattggacatgatttggaaaggcacacacctgtccatataaggtcccacatttgacagtgaggttgtccgtagagatccgagacaggattgtgtcgtggcacagatctggggaagggtaccaaaaatgttctgcagcattcaaggtccccaagaacacagtggcctccatcattcattaaatggaagaagtttggaaccaccaaacctagagctggccaaattgagcaatcgggggagaagggccttggttagggaagtgaccaagaacccggtggtcactctaacagagctccagagttgctCTATGGAGAtgcgagaaccttccagaacgaaaaccatctctgcagcactccaccaatcaggcctttatggtagagtggccagacggaagccactcctcagtaaaaggtagcctgcttggagtttgttaAAAGGGAtgtgaaggactctcagaccataagaaacaagattctctggtctgatgaaaccaagattgaactctttggcctgaatgccaagcgtcacgtctggaggaaacctggcaccatgctggcaccatccctacagcatcataggggcggcaggtagcctagtggttagagcgttggacttgtaaccgaaaggttgcaagatcgaatccctgtgCTGACAaatatctgttgttctgcccctgaacaaggcagttaacccactgttcctaggccgtcattgaaaataagaatttgttcttaactgacttgcctagttaaataaaggttcaaatatagtcattctgtggggatgtttttcagcggcagggactgggagaatagtcagtatcgagggaaagatgaacagagcaagtacagagagatccttgcaggaaaacctgctccagagcactcaggacctcagactggttcaccttccaacaggacaacaaccctaagcacacagccaagacaatgcaggagtgctTTCAGCCAGAgttcagacttgaacccgatcgaacatctctggagatgcctgaaaatagctgtgcagcgaaactccccatccaacctgacagatctgcagagaggaatgggagaaactcctcaattACAGGTGTGCTTGGGGGTGTTTGAGGGTGTAATCACTTggggctgtaatcactgccaaaggtgcttcaacaaagtactgaaaatacaaaatacttatgtaaatgtgatatttcagtttatttctttctttttttgcaaaaatgtctaataacctgtgtttgctttttcattatgtgtGTAGGAAATGTGGGGAAAAAACAATGGaatctttttttaaacaaaatgtggaaaaagtcaaggaatctgagtactttccgaatgcactagtcCTATTTCACATGTGTGAATagttttttttgcatatcccaacttcccctgagacaccctcagagagtggggtcacggccagggtctgccattatcaacagccaccctggagcaattagggttaagtgccttgctcaagggcacatcgacagatttttttcagttattggcccaacgctactatcgctaggctacctgcaaccCATATGGTAGCACTTGCCCGGGTAGCAAGTTCCCTTTCTAACACACTATAAAGAGTACCTTGATCCTTGAGTTTTATTTGACCAAGATAACAATCTACTACTAGTATATTGTTGtgtagtcctccccagtagacaCCCTTCTGTCTTCTCCACGATAACGTTGGATAACATGCCAGCTCACGGCAGTTATAACTGTGTTTTATTAATGCACATATTCGTAGTTTGGCGGAGCAATTCTACAATGTTAGATTCAGTAGATCATGATCATCCCCTAAGGGGAAATCGTTTGCGGCGCTAGTtgccacaacacacaacacacgaAACAGTTGAAACCCGATGAGCACTTTGGATGCGATTATATTACGTTCTTTAAATTGCTCCTGATAACTCTATGCTACCTTTAAGTGCACATCCCTGTCACGACAGCCCAAACTGTTACATTCGTCAGGAGCTGACTGTACTCCGTTCACACACAGGTTAAAGCATTGAGATGAAACGAGAGTAAAAGGTGCAGAATGCTTCAGACAAAAATTCTGACAGTACCCACAACACACCTATGACTAaaacgcacacgcacgcacgcacacacgcacacacacacacacacacacacacacacacacacgttcacacacacgcatgcatgtacacacaaCACAGAAAACAGAATAAACAACTACCATAGACCACACTCCCAGTGTACGACTGCCATTGTGGTCTTTTTTTTCTTCCATCAAGCGTGGAGAAATCCGCCTTTCGTGGaatagaggaggaagggagggggtgtgtgagtgagcggggaggagaggaggtgaggatatGGATACGAATCTACACTTCGTGAAATCAGGGTCCACCACAGCCTCAGCAttcgccccctctctcttctcccccatccctctctctttttttgtGTCTCAACCAAAGCCCACCACAAAGCTActgcttctctccctccacctttcttcgttcttcctcttctttgtgtctgtctctcaaCTTCTCTAAATCAGAGACCACCACAAACCccgtccttttttttttttttttactctgacAACCAGAATCACTGTCATGTGAATGGGAATCAGTCGGGGTTAATGTACTCAAATTTCAGTCAAGTAAATGAAATCAATTTAAAATGTGAATCAGTGAATTTATCTAAATGCATGTGTTTTCAGTGGGTAAAAGATGGCGTTTACAGTACATGACGAAAGGGAGGAACAGAAATTGGGTCTCTTCAATTACAGTTATTGCTGACATCAAAATACCGTGATACTGTAGGATATAAAAAGTATAGCTATATGTTATTGTTTTACCTTTTATATTCCAAGAAGAAGCGATACTACTTGATGTGAACTGTTGGTTTGTTTCCACAGTATTTGATTTTGGATGACAGGAAATACATGACTATAGCAAGTCGCCTTATTCAGCTTTTGTTGCTCTTTTGTTTTCAGGAGAAGGTACAAAATGAAGTATGTTTCTGGATTCCTTTCAATCGTTATTACTTTGTTCTTCTCCTCAACAGGTAAGAGAGAATTTTCGGAAAGTGTTTATACTCTAGGTTATATTATATAGCAACAGATACATTTCTGTAAAGGTAACTTACTACTTGGAcataaagtatatatatatatcttgccTTCTGTGTTCTCCCTCAGGGGCTGAAGATGTGGTGGTGTATGGTCAGGTGGGAGGGACGGTCACACTCCCCATATTGAAGTGGGGTTCAGAAAAGGTGTCGGTACAATGGTACTTTGGGAAGGACACCCAATCTATGATATTCCGCAACGCCCAGGGTCGAGAGACGACAGGTGAGTGAGATTAGTGCTAGAGGGTATCCAGCTTTAATCAACCGTGACCTTTTTTTGAGCCAGAAACATATTGAGCAAAACAGTACCTGATAGTTGgcagtattttattttattttttttatttttttttacctgatTTTGACTAGCTTACAATTTGAGGGTTGCTGGCGTCAGAATATCAGGTGCCTACTACTGTTGTTCTCTTGAGCACTTAACCCATGACCTGCTCAGGGTACTGCTGCTCCGCCTCTGCAGGTAGCCCTCTGCCACTTCCACGTTCTCATATGTTTGTGTGGTGTCCAGGTGGGTTGGGAATAATATAAGACAGCAAGAAGACACATTTCTCattcacactactactactactattaatcaCTTGATTATTGACATGCAGCTCCACAGTGGGAAGGCAGGCTGTCTCTGTCCAAGACGGACTTCTCCCTGATCATCAACAACATCAGACTGGAGGACTTCAACTCCTTCAAATGTGAACTGAAAGATTTCATACCAACACCATTTCCCTCAGTCACCATATTCAGACTGTCCCGTGGTAAGtgcagagtgaaagagagaagggaTTCCTGTGTCTCATGTCTGTTATGGGAAAGATGAGGAAGGAAATGGGACATTGTGTTCTGTCACCATCATGTGGGCGAAACAAGTACTGCACACGCATGTATACAAATGTACCTTTgtttacccctcctctctctctctgtctctctctccctctctttctcttgggcactctctctctctttctctctctgtctctctatttctctccctctctctctccatctctcctctctcagtgagTGTACAGCCAGTCTCTCCCCTGTTGGCTGGGAAGAATCTTAATCTGAAGTGTGACATAAAAGAAATAGTTGAGGGGACACAGAGAAGATGGCTTAATCCCCAGAAACAGGACCTGAACGAGGACAAGCGTGTCCAGATCGGAGATGACAGCAGCCTGACAGTAATGAAGGTCACTGGCCAAGACCATGGAGAGTGGACCTGTGTGGTGACATACAAGGGCAGGGAAGCCTATGCCAACACCCCTGTTACTGTAATAGGTAAGTGTTAAATTTTATGATCTTCTAGATTATGGTTTATGGTCTTGTAGATTAAATAATTTCCCCTCAAGAGGTAAAATGTCTTCAGACTGAGGTTAAACTGTCCCTTtcctatctctgtctctcattctctctcccctctctctcgctctctctcactctctcactctctcttcccttctcagACCTCTTCCCTGCTCATCCACAGCCTATCTAcacctctgtctcccccctctctcttctccatttGCCATGTTTCTTTTCCATTCCTCTTCCTCTATCCTGGTCAGACAGCCAGGAAAAGGGCATCCAGGGAGGCCGCTGGACCTTTACCCCAAGCCCAGCGGCAGGCTCCCTCACTGGGGTTGTCCAGACCCTCGTCAACCTCTCCCTGGGGCCTCCATTAGCCTGGGTGGTCAATCAGAAGAGAAGGCTGGATGTCTCAGCCCTGCAAACGAATAATCGAAACCTCTCCCTGTCAAAGAAAGGGGTGACGGTGGGGGACAGGGGCGAGTACACCTGCGTTGTGGAGTTCCAGAGGGACGACACCCTGAAGAGAGAAATGCGTGTGGAGGTGCTACAGTGTAAGTAAAGCTTTGTGGCAGTCCTGAAAAATGTCCTTCTCCTTCCTTCCTACCTTCTTTACTTCCTAACTTTGTTGctaccttccttcctccctcctttaaCTCTTCCCTTACTTATTTCCCCCTTCTTTCTGCCTACAAAGTGAGGAGTGGCAAATCCCTTTGATTTGTCAGCGCTCAATTGTTCAATCAGTACCTCCCGACATCTCTCTaaccttcccttcctccctctctatccctctatccctctttctcccttcaTTGTCATTCAAACCCGCCAGACCATCGTCATGGCAATGCTATTCCCCCTTTCTATGCTTCTGTTTATTGCACCCAGACAGTTTTCTCATCTCCTTCTGTCGTTCATTGGGAACAGTCTGTCCCCGGTATATTGTGTCCTGTGTCTAATTCAGTGGATAATACACTTGTCTGGCTCCACTTGTTTTAATAGGGTATAATATAATGAGGTTTCTCTCTGCCAGGATAATATGCCAGCTGAATGGATACTAATAAAAAAAACGTGTTCTCCACGTTTTtgtaaaaaaagatatattttGTCTGTCTGCCTTTTTTTCACATCAAAAAGGtgaattttctttctttctctgtctgtctcgatctcgctcacactctctctctctctctctctctctctcttgctctctctctctcctcctgtccagtGTTAACCTCTCCAGTTTCAGTGGCCTTTGTAGGTCAGGAGGTCAACCTCACCTGTACCCTGGGCcagcctctgacctctgacctggaaGTGAAATGGATCCCACCACATCACTCATCCCTCCTCCCTTTAGGCtcctccccccaccccacccttCTCACCATCCCCGAAGCGACGTATGGAgatggtgggtggtggaggtgtGAATTGTGGAGGAACAAAACCAAGCTGACGTCAGTGGAGATCACACTGAAGATCGGTGAGGAAGGAGAAACAGGAAGTGACATGGTCAGGATGTGGTTAGGGTgcgtggtcagtgtgtgtgtagaggttaGGTTGTGACTATTGAGGTTAGGGTGTAATTAGCCTCACTGGCCAGTGGCCACGCTTACTGCAGCACTTTAAACAGTATAGTAccacagtactactacagtaatTAAGTACAATGTACTTATAGCAGACAGTAATATAAGCCTGTAAAGAAGGAAGCTCTGGTGTGTGCTTTGCACACCTACCTTACGGGTATGCTATTCAGTGTGTGGTTATAAGCATAGAGGTATATTTCAGTGAAGCCTACCCATAAATACAATATATCATTTTGAAAAAATGATAATACTATTATTGAAAACCACATACTGTCATACGTTAAAACATCTTTATTGGTTTGATAGGCTGTATAGTTATCAGTGTAAATGTAAAGTTATCAGTGTAAATGTAAAGTTATCAGTGTAAATGTAAAGTTATCAGTGTAAATGTAAAGTTATCAGTGTAGAACTTGCATACTGATTCTGTTTCTCTTGATGTTGTTCTGACGGACAGAGCGAGTCCCCATGGACGTGTGGCTGTTGGTCACCATCTGTGCCGCAGCCGTCatcttcgtcctcctcctcatcctcactgTCATCCTCATCCGACGCCACAGACAGGTACAGTTTGGTGATTTAATCAGATATTTATTTTAGCTTAAAAATGTACTCACTATCTCTTACAT of Salvelinus alpinus chromosome 4, SLU_Salpinus.1, whole genome shotgun sequence contains these proteins:
- the LOC139573925 gene encoding T-cell surface glycoprotein CD4-like isoform X2, whose protein sequence is MLSGRTRRYKMKYVSGFLSIVITLFFSSTGAEDVVVYGQVGGTVTLPILKWGSEKVSVQWYFGKDTQSMIFRNAQGRETTAPQWEGRLSLSKTDFSLIINNIRLEDFNSFKCELKDFIPTPFPSVTIFRLSRVSVQPVSPLLAGKNLNLKCDIKEIVEGTQRRWLNPQKQDLNEDKRVQIGDDSSLTVMKVTGQDHGEWTCVVTYKGREAYANTPVTVIDLFPAHPQPIYTSVSPLSLLHLPCFFSIPLPLSWSDSQEKGIQGGRWTFTPSPAAGSLTGVVQTLVNLSLGPPLAWVVNQKRRLDVSALQTNNRNLSLSKKGVTVGDRGEYTCVVEFQRDDTLKREMRVEVLQLLTSPVSVAFVGQEVNLTCTLGQPLTSDLEVKWIPPHHSSLLPLGSSPHPTLLTIPEATYGDGGWWRCELWRNKTKLTSVEITLKIERVPMDVWLLVTICAAAVIFVLLLILTVILIRRHRQRVMMPRRGKRRFCNCKDPKPKGFYRN
- the LOC139573925 gene encoding uncharacterized protein isoform X1 — translated: MLSGRTRRYKMKYVSGFLSIVITLFFSSTGAEDVVVYGQVGGTVTLPILKWGSEKVSVQWYFGKDTQSMIFRNAQGRETTAPQWEGRLSLSKTDFSLIINNIRLEDFNSFKCELKDFIPTPFPSVTIFRLSRVSVQPVSPLLAGKNLNLKCDIKEIVEGTQRRWLNPQKQDLNEDKRVQIGDDSSLTVMKVTGQDHGEWTCVVTYKGREAYANTPVTVIDLFPAHPQPIYTSVSPLSLLHLPCFFSIPLPLSWSDSQEKGIQGGRWTFTPSPAAGSLTGVVQTLVNLSLGPPLAWVVNQKRRLDVSALQTNNRNLSLSKKGVTVGDRGEYTCVVEFQRDDTLKREMRVEVLQLLTSPVSVAFVGQEVNLTCTLGQPLTSDLEVKWIPPHHSSLLPLGSSPHPTLLTIPEATYGDGGWWRCELWRNKTKLTSVEITLKIGEEGETGSDMVRMWLGASPHGRVAVGHHLCRSRHLRPPPHPHCHPHPTPQTAGDDAQTWQTQILQLQRPQTKRILQKLEISYRPESLSMDNVSTILS